Proteins from a genomic interval of Mycobacterium conspicuum:
- a CDS encoding TetR/AcrR family transcriptional regulator — MPSELVEAALRAAEKLAKDVADVPVVAIAAEAGMSRSTLLRRLGGSRAALDAAVRAAGVDPGGQPPVRTRALDAAAALISELGLTATTLEAVATRAECSVYSLHTVFGGRDELMRAVFERHSPILEIEDFLDLPRGDLRETVRSFYRVLVQALGREPRVAPAIFAEAFSRPSSPAVQSFFGYTGPRVFGVLGRWFDDEIRAGRIRDMPTPLLFQQLVGPVMIHTFMRPVTDGIPELHFDDIDTVCEVFADNFIRAVATHASPP, encoded by the coding sequence GTGCCTTCCGAGTTGGTGGAGGCGGCTTTACGGGCCGCCGAAAAGCTGGCCAAGGATGTGGCCGACGTCCCCGTGGTCGCGATCGCCGCAGAGGCCGGCATGTCGCGCAGCACCTTGCTGCGCCGCCTCGGAGGATCGCGCGCCGCCCTGGACGCCGCGGTCCGGGCGGCCGGTGTCGACCCCGGCGGCCAGCCCCCCGTCCGTACGCGGGCCCTCGATGCGGCTGCGGCTTTGATCAGTGAATTGGGTTTAACCGCAACGACATTAGAGGCCGTTGCGACGCGGGCGGAATGTTCGGTCTACAGCCTGCACACGGTGTTTGGCGGCCGAGATGAGTTGATGCGGGCGGTCTTCGAGCGGCACAGCCCCATCCTCGAGATCGAGGACTTTCTCGACCTACCGCGTGGCGATCTGCGGGAAACGGTGCGATCCTTCTACCGGGTACTCGTTCAAGCCCTGGGCCGCGAACCGCGCGTCGCCCCCGCGATATTCGCCGAAGCGTTTTCGCGCCCGAGCAGCCCCGCCGTGCAGTCCTTTTTTGGTTACACCGGTCCTCGCGTATTCGGTGTGCTCGGTCGTTGGTTCGACGACGAGATCCGGGCCGGGCGGATCCGCGATATGCCGACTCCATTGCTTTTCCAACAGCTGGTCGGCCCGGTCATGATCCACACGTTCATGCGGCCGGTCACCGATGGCATCCCGGAACTGCACTTCGACGACATCGATACCGTCTGCGAGGTTTTCGCCGACAACTTCATCCGCGCCGTTGCCACGCACGCGAGTCCTCCGTGA
- a CDS encoding emopamil-binding protein has protein sequence MESPELARPFAAHRQRTYIGLLAVVGAVFVFMTIAEATGLLPPTLTVDVAANLIFGIPVLLLPLILFWNARGEQRSRLQLAAELTLIYIPLTAGSQLTYELPFLLGHPFNLWNATTHPGWRWLWWQYGMADTRYRSDDPWIFGLEFAAVPVGIMLTIAWLRLLRKGLSDESRIKCLWLIFFGVAELLTGTVVYYVSEIRAGFHDIGQGAYGLWFKLVGENVPYMILPVFVLYAVYLQVDYLTRRAGAAAAVSAETESAASDEAFRDVGTFAR, from the coding sequence ATGGAATCACCCGAGCTGGCACGCCCATTCGCAGCGCACCGTCAACGGACTTACATCGGCCTGCTTGCGGTCGTCGGCGCCGTCTTCGTCTTCATGACCATCGCCGAGGCCACCGGGCTGCTGCCTCCGACGTTGACGGTGGACGTGGCGGCAAACCTGATCTTCGGCATTCCGGTACTGCTGTTGCCTCTCATCTTGTTCTGGAATGCACGGGGCGAGCAGCGATCTCGCCTGCAGCTTGCGGCGGAACTCACGCTGATCTACATACCGCTCACGGCAGGTAGCCAACTGACCTATGAGTTGCCGTTCCTGCTCGGCCACCCGTTCAACCTGTGGAATGCCACGACGCACCCGGGGTGGCGGTGGCTGTGGTGGCAGTACGGCATGGCCGACACCCGCTACCGCAGCGACGACCCGTGGATCTTCGGACTGGAGTTCGCCGCGGTGCCCGTCGGCATCATGCTCACGATCGCCTGGCTGCGCTTGTTGCGCAAAGGTTTATCGGATGAGTCACGGATCAAATGTCTATGGTTGATCTTCTTCGGCGTCGCGGAGCTGCTCACCGGAACGGTTGTCTACTACGTGAGCGAGATCCGCGCCGGCTTCCATGACATCGGTCAGGGCGCTTATGGGTTGTGGTTCAAGCTCGTCGGGGAGAACGTCCCATACATGATCTTGCCGGTCTTCGTGCTCTACGCCGTCTACCTTCAGGTCGACTACCTGACCAGGCGAGCGGGAGCGGCGGCGGCAGTGAGCGCCGAGACCGAGTCCGCGGCATCGGACGAAGCTTTCCGCGACGTAGGCACTTTTGCCCGTTAG
- a CDS encoding DUF732 domain-containing protein, whose product MFTGITIRVGSRVSVAVALTGAAILHGGAASADASQDAQFLALLDEQGVPAVSGIPNLIKTAHEVCGELNGGVPLDTVVDEFEDYAKTVTPGADPGRVHRSAIRFVWASAGAYCPNHQVGFTRRQRSGEQVRLASFSQGADVANPDPPLPQVPDAHLVKLPQSAAPTPPKKAPPVVGPPPGIAVGGGGHGGGIGGAAPAPPPMEPGIIALAP is encoded by the coding sequence ATGTTCACCGGCATCACCATTCGCGTCGGCTCTCGAGTTTCCGTCGCCGTCGCGCTCACCGGCGCCGCAATTCTGCACGGCGGCGCGGCATCGGCCGACGCAAGCCAGGACGCGCAGTTTTTGGCGCTGCTCGATGAGCAAGGCGTTCCGGCTGTCTCGGGCATACCGAACCTCATCAAGACGGCTCACGAGGTTTGTGGCGAGTTAAACGGCGGTGTTCCTTTGGACACCGTGGTGGACGAATTCGAGGACTACGCCAAGACCGTGACCCCCGGCGCCGACCCGGGTCGTGTCCATCGGTCAGCGATCCGATTCGTGTGGGCGTCCGCGGGAGCCTACTGCCCGAACCATCAGGTGGGCTTCACTCGCCGGCAGAGATCCGGCGAACAAGTGAGGCTGGCGTCCTTCAGCCAAGGCGCTGACGTGGCCAATCCGGATCCGCCCCTGCCCCAGGTCCCGGACGCCCACCTGGTTAAACTGCCGCAGTCGGCGGCCCCCACCCCGCCCAAGAAGGCGCCTCCCGTAGTCGGTCCTCCGCCGGGCATCGCCGTTGGCGGGGGCGGCCATGGTGGTGGCATCGGCGGAGCGGCCCCGGCACCGCCACCTATGGAACCCGGCATCATCGCGCTCGCGCCCTAG
- a CDS encoding MmpS family transport accessory protein has protein sequence MIVVAVVVVALVAFGVYRLHGIFGSHYSTKAGSGLTNDSAPFNPKHVVLEVFGPPGTVASINYLDVHAQPQRVDNAPLPWSYDVTTTDPAVFVNVMAQGNSSSLSCRITIDGVVKDERTVNKLNAYTFCLDKSG, from the coding sequence ATGATAGTGGTGGCCGTGGTCGTGGTCGCGCTCGTCGCGTTTGGCGTGTACCGGCTGCACGGCATCTTCGGCTCGCACTACAGCACGAAGGCGGGCAGCGGCCTCACCAACGACTCCGCTCCGTTCAACCCCAAACATGTGGTGCTCGAGGTTTTCGGGCCGCCCGGCACGGTGGCGTCGATCAATTACCTGGACGTCCATGCCCAACCGCAGCGCGTTGACAACGCGCCGCTGCCGTGGTCCTACGACGTCACGACAACCGATCCCGCGGTATTCGTCAACGTCATGGCCCAAGGGAATAGCAGTTCGCTGAGCTGCCGCATCACCATCGACGGTGTGGTGAAGGACGAGAGAACGGTCAACAAATTGAACGCCTACACCTTCTGCCTGGACAAGTCCGGATGA
- a CDS encoding MMPL/RND family transporter, with protein MSDPISEPRMKRPFVPRMVRVLAIPIIAFWALLAVSTNTFMPQVERVAEELAGPVVPHYAPSQRALLSIGAKFHESDSTSLAMVVLEGTRPLGDVDHQYYDELVRRLQQDPKHVQYVMDLWGKPITAAGAQSLDGKATYVLLRLAGDIGQMQANESVAAVRSIVAKDTPPPGLRVYVSGAAPLASDTVAIANSSLNDITIVTIFLIIGMLLLVYRSIVTLFVPLAGVLFEMLVAKGVIATLGHLGYIELSSFAVNIVVALTLGAGTDYGIFLMGRYHEARHDGESREQAFYTAYKSVTPVILGSGLTIAGACYCLTFARLNYFHTMGPAVAISMLFTIAAALTLGPAFLTVGSLFGLFDPKSKAKAQLYRRIGASVVRWPVPILAASSAAVVFGAIFVPTYRQNYDDRQYQPHNSAANQGFAAADRHFPKSKLFSEMLMVETDHDMRNSADFISLDRVAKALIRLPGVAMVQSITRPMGRPLEHATIPYLFTTQGSGSGQQLPFNQQQNANTSQQAEITRHSVAVLRKEIGFFQQMSDELHQTVLTVEDLERVTHEMNEEISNLDDFFRPIKSYFYWERHCFDIPICWTFRSVFDTLDHIDKLAEDITAAKTSLEALDKIIPQIIIQLKLTADDSEALANLLVSTYGQSSLQSTQTGQTYFDQVNVGLDFDQARSDDFFYIPHEGFDNDDVKTGMKLLMSPDGEAARFIVTHEGDANGPDGVQHVEQFPTAITVALKETSLAGARVYIGGSGSTNKDIKGYAASDLLIVAIAAFVLIFLIMLFLTRSLMAALVIPSTVAFSYAGAFGLSILVWQHLIGLPLHWLILPLTFIILVAVGSDYNLLLILRVKEELHAGIHTGLIRALGSTGGVVTSAGLVFAFTMLAMLTSDLRTIGEVGSTVCIGLLLDTLIVRSFVVPCILRILGPWFWWPTLVRSRPLRPVGQS; from the coding sequence ATGAGCGACCCCATCAGCGAGCCCAGGATGAAGCGACCCTTCGTCCCCAGAATGGTTCGCGTCCTTGCGATACCGATCATCGCCTTCTGGGCGCTTCTTGCCGTGTCGACGAACACCTTCATGCCGCAAGTGGAAAGGGTCGCAGAGGAATTGGCGGGGCCGGTGGTCCCGCACTACGCGCCGTCGCAGCGCGCGCTGCTGTCCATCGGTGCGAAGTTCCACGAGTCCGATTCGACCAGCTTGGCCATGGTCGTGCTGGAAGGCACCAGGCCGCTGGGCGACGTGGACCATCAGTACTACGACGAGTTGGTGCGCCGACTGCAGCAAGACCCCAAGCACGTGCAGTACGTGATGGATCTGTGGGGCAAGCCGATCACCGCGGCGGGGGCGCAGAGCCTCGACGGCAAGGCCACCTACGTGCTGCTGCGGCTCGCCGGCGACATCGGCCAGATGCAGGCCAATGAATCGGTGGCCGCCGTGCGGAGCATCGTCGCGAAGGACACGCCGCCGCCCGGGCTCAGGGTCTACGTCAGCGGCGCGGCACCGCTCGCCTCGGACACGGTCGCCATCGCGAACTCGAGCTTGAACGACATCACGATCGTGACGATCTTTCTCATCATCGGGATGTTGCTCCTGGTGTACCGCTCCATCGTCACCCTGTTCGTGCCCCTCGCCGGGGTGCTGTTCGAAATGCTTGTCGCCAAAGGGGTTATCGCAACCCTTGGGCATCTGGGCTACATCGAGCTTTCGTCGTTCGCGGTGAACATCGTCGTCGCGCTGACCCTGGGCGCGGGGACCGACTACGGCATCTTCTTGATGGGCCGCTATCACGAGGCGCGCCACGACGGCGAAAGCAGGGAGCAGGCGTTCTACACCGCGTATAAGAGCGTGACGCCGGTCATCCTGGGCTCCGGGCTGACGATCGCCGGGGCGTGCTACTGCCTGACGTTCGCGCGGCTCAACTACTTCCACACCATGGGGCCCGCCGTCGCCATCAGCATGCTGTTCACCATCGCGGCCGCGCTGACGCTCGGCCCGGCCTTCCTGACCGTGGGCAGCCTCTTCGGGCTCTTCGACCCGAAGAGCAAAGCCAAGGCGCAACTGTATCGGCGAATCGGGGCCAGCGTCGTCCGCTGGCCGGTGCCGATCCTTGCGGCCAGCAGCGCCGCCGTCGTGTTCGGGGCGATCTTCGTGCCGACCTACCGGCAGAACTACGACGACCGTCAGTACCAACCGCATAATTCCGCCGCCAATCAGGGTTTCGCCGCGGCGGATCGGCACTTCCCCAAGAGCAAGCTGTTCTCGGAAATGCTGATGGTCGAGACCGATCACGACATGCGCAATTCGGCCGACTTCATCTCACTGGACCGGGTGGCGAAGGCGCTCATCCGGCTGCCCGGCGTCGCGATGGTGCAAAGCATCACCCGGCCCATGGGTCGGCCGCTGGAACATGCCACGATTCCGTACCTGTTCACCACGCAGGGCAGCGGTAGCGGTCAACAGCTTCCGTTCAACCAACAGCAGAACGCCAATACCAGCCAGCAGGCGGAGATCACGCGACACAGCGTGGCCGTCCTGCGCAAGGAAATCGGCTTCTTCCAACAGATGTCCGACGAGCTGCACCAGACCGTGCTCACCGTCGAGGATCTCGAACGGGTCACCCACGAGATGAACGAGGAAATCTCGAATCTCGACGACTTCTTCCGACCGATCAAGAGCTACTTCTATTGGGAACGCCACTGTTTCGACATCCCGATCTGCTGGACGTTCAGGTCGGTGTTCGACACGCTCGACCACATCGACAAGTTGGCCGAGGACATCACCGCCGCCAAGACCTCCCTCGAGGCGCTCGACAAGATCATCCCGCAGATCATCATCCAGCTGAAACTCACCGCCGACGACTCGGAGGCGTTGGCCAATCTTTTGGTCAGCACGTACGGGCAGTCTTCTCTGCAGTCCACCCAGACCGGCCAGACCTATTTCGACCAAGTCAACGTGGGGCTCGACTTCGATCAGGCCCGCAGCGATGACTTCTTCTACATCCCGCACGAGGGCTTCGACAACGACGACGTCAAAACCGGCATGAAGCTGCTGATGTCGCCGGACGGGGAGGCCGCTCGGTTCATCGTCACGCACGAGGGGGACGCCAACGGCCCAGACGGTGTGCAGCACGTCGAACAGTTCCCCACGGCGATAACCGTTGCGCTGAAAGAGACTTCGCTCGCCGGCGCGCGAGTCTATATTGGCGGATCCGGATCAACCAATAAGGACATCAAGGGATACGCCGCGTCCGATCTGCTCATCGTGGCGATCGCCGCCTTCGTGCTGATCTTCTTGATCATGCTGTTCCTGACGCGAAGTCTGATGGCCGCCTTGGTGATTCCCAGCACGGTGGCCTTCTCCTACGCCGGAGCGTTCGGTCTCTCAATCCTGGTCTGGCAGCACCTCATCGGCCTGCCGCTGCATTGGCTGATCTTGCCGCTGACGTTCATCATCCTGGTGGCCGTCGGTTCGGACTACAACCTGCTGCTGATCCTGCGCGTCAAGGAGGAACTGCACGCCGGAATCCACACCGGCCTGATCCGCGCGCTCGGCAGCACCGGCGGCGTGGTGACGTCCGCCGGTTTGGTGTTCGCGTTCACCATGCTGGCGATGCTCACCAGCGACCTGCGCACCATCGGTGAGGTGGGTTCCACGGTGTGCATCGGCCTGTTGCTCGATACGCTGATCGTGCGTTCGTTCGTCGTGCCCTGCATCCTGCGGATTCTCGGGCCCTGGTTCTGGTGGCCGACGCTGGTGCGTTCCCGTCCGCTACGGCCGGTGGGACAGAGCTAG
- a CDS encoding DUF732 domain-containing protein — translation MLPPRWLARLTIPVVAGAALVASTAIATADPADGAYLAQLRAQGFTWPPDQGHDVAMVELARHICFDRWFVGLPPEKIAQDVHAVMGAQGLSFGDVTAMVNTAEAVYCPNGG, via the coding sequence ATGCTTCCCCCTCGCTGGCTAGCCAGACTGACCATCCCGGTTGTTGCGGGCGCCGCCCTGGTTGCCAGCACCGCGATTGCGACCGCCGACCCCGCGGACGGCGCCTACCTTGCTCAACTGCGCGCTCAGGGCTTCACGTGGCCGCCGGATCAGGGCCACGACGTCGCCATGGTCGAGCTGGCGCGCCACATCTGCTTCGACCGCTGGTTCGTGGGTCTGCCGCCGGAGAAGATCGCCCAGGACGTCCACGCCGTGATGGGGGCCCAGGGCTTGTCGTTCGGCGATGTCACGGCGATGGTCAACACCGCCGAAGCGGTCTACTGCCCCAACGGCGGCTAG
- a CDS encoding MMPL/RND family transporter, translating into MSTPDTQRLSVPDLLRRYSVLIAGFWLGLAVVTNVFVPQLERVAQQHNVSLSPQDAPSLQASKRIGQVFHEFDSDSAAMIVLEGDRPLGADAHHYYDGLIRKLSQDTKHVEHIQDFWGDPLTAAGSQSADGKAALVQVYLAGNQGESLANQSVDAVRNIVNSTPAPPGVKAYVTGGAPLVTDQFEVGSKGTLKTTLITIGVILLMLLFIYRRVTTAALVIFTVMIELTASRGVVAVLANAGVIGLSTYSTNILTLLVIAAGTDYAIFILGRYHEGRLTGQERTAAFATMYHGTAHVILGSGLTIAGAVFCLHFTRLPYFQTMAIPAATGVVVALAAALTLAPAVLSIGRHFGLFEPARPMRSRGWRRIGTAIVRWPGPVLVVTVAIALIGLLALPGYKTSYDTRPYMPADAPANVGYAAAGRHFSQARLNPELLMIDADHDLRNSADMIILERVAKAIFHTKGIAEVQSITRPLGTPLDHSSIPFQISAQNTGQIENLKYQQDRAADLLKQADQINATIEILKQQYALQQQSAAATAAQTKAFHTTVETVTTLRDEIATFDDFFRPLRAYFYWERHCFDIPACAALRAVFDALDGIDALTDQFGQITASLDQLNALQPKLLALLPPQIALQQKNRDLTLTNYATTSGINDQAAAATQNSTAMGQAFDAAKNDDSFYLPPEVFTNSEFQRGMKMFMSPDGKAARMIITHDGDPATPRGISHIDAIRDAATEALKGTPLAGSNIYLAGTAATYKDIQDGAKYDLMIVGMSALALILLIMMFITRSLVAAFVIVGTVALSLGASFGLSVLIWQDIMGIELFWIVLALAVILLLAVGSDYNLLLISRFKEEIGAGLKTGIIRAMAGSGSVVTSAGMVFAATMGSFVFADLRVLGQIGTTIALGLLFDTLIVRSFMTPSVATLLGRWFWWPQRVRPRPASQMLRPYGSRESVRQLLLWEDGDPAVTAESRGHTA; encoded by the coding sequence ATGAGTACCCCTGACACCCAACGACTTTCGGTGCCCGATCTGCTCCGTCGGTACTCGGTGTTGATCGCGGGGTTCTGGCTGGGCCTGGCCGTGGTCACGAATGTCTTTGTGCCGCAGCTGGAACGGGTTGCCCAACAACACAACGTGTCGCTCAGCCCGCAGGATGCGCCGTCGCTGCAGGCCAGCAAGCGCATCGGCCAGGTGTTCCACGAGTTCGATTCCGACAGCGCGGCCATGATCGTGCTCGAGGGCGATCGGCCGCTCGGTGCCGACGCGCACCACTACTACGACGGCTTGATCCGCAAGCTCAGCCAGGACACCAAGCACGTCGAGCACATTCAGGACTTCTGGGGGGATCCGCTGACGGCGGCCGGATCCCAGAGCGCCGACGGCAAGGCCGCGTTGGTGCAGGTCTACCTCGCCGGCAACCAGGGCGAGTCGTTGGCCAACCAGTCCGTCGATGCGGTGCGCAACATCGTGAACAGCACACCCGCGCCGCCGGGGGTGAAGGCCTACGTCACCGGCGGCGCGCCGCTCGTCACCGATCAGTTCGAGGTGGGCAGCAAGGGCACGCTGAAGACCACCCTGATCACCATCGGCGTGATCCTGCTGATGCTGCTCTTCATCTACCGCCGTGTCACCACGGCAGCGCTGGTGATTTTCACCGTGATGATTGAACTGACCGCGTCGCGCGGAGTCGTCGCCGTGCTCGCGAACGCCGGTGTCATCGGGCTGTCGACGTACTCGACCAACATCCTGACGCTACTGGTCATCGCCGCCGGAACCGACTATGCGATCTTCATTCTCGGCCGTTACCACGAAGGGCGCCTCACCGGCCAGGAGCGGACCGCCGCCTTCGCGACGATGTACCACGGGACCGCGCACGTCATCCTGGGTTCGGGCCTGACGATCGCCGGCGCCGTGTTCTGCCTGCACTTCACCCGGCTGCCCTACTTCCAGACCATGGCCATCCCCGCGGCGACCGGCGTCGTCGTCGCGCTGGCGGCCGCGCTGACCCTGGCCCCGGCCGTGCTGAGCATCGGCCGGCACTTCGGCCTCTTCGAACCCGCCCGCCCGATGCGCAGCCGGGGTTGGCGGCGCATCGGCACGGCCATCGTCCGTTGGCCCGGACCCGTGCTGGTGGTGACCGTCGCCATCGCTCTGATCGGCCTGCTCGCCCTGCCGGGATACAAGACGAGCTACGACACCCGCCCCTACATGCCGGCCGATGCCCCGGCCAACGTGGGCTACGCGGCGGCCGGGCGCCACTTCTCGCAAGCCCGGCTCAATCCCGAGTTGCTGATGATCGACGCCGATCACGATCTGCGAAATTCGGCCGACATGATCATCCTGGAGCGGGTGGCCAAGGCGATCTTTCACACCAAGGGCATTGCCGAGGTGCAGTCCATCACCCGCCCGTTGGGCACCCCGCTGGACCACAGCTCGATACCGTTTCAGATCAGCGCGCAAAACACGGGCCAGATCGAAAACCTGAAGTACCAACAAGACCGCGCCGCCGACCTGTTGAAACAGGCCGACCAGATCAATGCGACGATCGAGATCTTGAAGCAGCAGTACGCCCTGCAGCAGCAGTCCGCGGCCGCTACGGCCGCGCAGACCAAAGCATTCCATACCACCGTCGAAACGGTTACCACCCTGCGCGACGAAATCGCCACCTTCGACGACTTCTTCAGGCCGCTGCGCGCTTACTTCTATTGGGAGCGGCACTGTTTCGACATCCCGGCCTGCGCGGCGCTACGAGCGGTCTTCGACGCCCTCGACGGCATCGACGCGCTGACCGACCAGTTCGGACAGATCACGGCAAGCTTGGATCAATTGAATGCGCTGCAGCCCAAATTGCTGGCGCTGCTGCCGCCCCAGATCGCGCTCCAGCAGAAGAATCGGGACCTGACCCTGACCAACTACGCCACCACGTCGGGGATCAACGACCAGGCCGCCGCCGCCACGCAGAACTCCACCGCGATGGGGCAAGCGTTCGACGCGGCCAAAAATGACGACTCCTTCTACCTACCGCCGGAGGTCTTCACCAACTCCGAATTCCAGCGCGGCATGAAGATGTTCATGTCGCCGGACGGCAAGGCGGCCCGCATGATCATCACACACGATGGCGATCCCGCTACCCCGCGAGGCATTTCACACATCGACGCGATCAGGGACGCCGCGACCGAAGCCCTCAAGGGCACACCCCTGGCGGGGAGCAACATCTACTTGGCCGGTACCGCCGCGACGTACAAGGACATTCAGGACGGCGCCAAATACGACCTCATGATCGTCGGCATGTCCGCGCTGGCCTTGATCTTGCTCATCATGATGTTCATCACCCGCTCGCTGGTGGCCGCGTTCGTCATCGTGGGCACGGTGGCGCTGTCGTTGGGCGCCTCCTTCGGTCTCTCGGTGCTGATCTGGCAGGACATCATGGGTATCGAGTTGTTCTGGATCGTGCTGGCGCTGGCGGTCATTCTGCTGTTGGCGGTCGGTTCGGACTACAACCTGCTGCTGATCTCCCGGTTCAAGGAGGAGATCGGCGCCGGCTTGAAGACGGGCATCATCCGCGCGATGGCGGGCTCGGGCTCGGTCGTCACCTCCGCGGGCATGGTGTTCGCCGCCACCATGGGCTCCTTCGTGTTCGCCGATCTGCGCGTGCTCGGTCAGATCGGGACCACGATCGCGCTCGGCCTGCTGTTCGACACGCTGATTGTGCGTTCGTTCATGACGCCGTCGGTCGCGACGCTGCTCGGGCGCTGGTTCTGGTGGCCGCAACGGGTGCGCCCCCGCCCCGCCAGTCAGATGCTTCGGCCCTACGGGTCACGCGAATCGGTCCGTCAACTGCTGCTGTGGGAAGACGGCGACCCGGCGGTCACCGCCGAATCACGCGGCCACACAGCGTAA